One Oligoflexus sp. DNA segment encodes these proteins:
- a CDS encoding tRNA-(ms[2]io[6]A)-hydroxylase: MSLVLDKMPLRESTPAGWFEVIMSDFPRFMQDHASCERKASANAMALVKQFADYEALVEPMICLAKEELAHFHEVYRILHRRGIPLGADEKDPYVTALLKSVRHSKDEYFLDRLLVGSLIEARSCERFTIVAEGLQDPELAPFYQRLAREEAGHFRVFLRLARHYFPEQKVHDRLQYLLDAESTAMRAVPVRAAVH, from the coding sequence ATGAGCCTTGTTCTGGACAAAATGCCTCTCCGCGAGTCGACCCCGGCTGGCTGGTTTGAGGTTATTATGAGCGATTTTCCACGTTTTATGCAGGATCATGCATCCTGTGAACGCAAAGCCTCGGCCAATGCCATGGCTCTGGTGAAGCAATTTGCCGATTATGAGGCCCTGGTCGAGCCCATGATTTGCCTCGCCAAAGAGGAATTGGCCCATTTTCATGAGGTCTACCGCATTTTGCATAGACGCGGGATCCCCCTGGGAGCCGATGAAAAGGACCCTTATGTCACAGCCCTTCTTAAGTCAGTGAGGCATAGTAAGGACGAATATTTCCTCGATCGTCTTTTGGTCGGATCCCTGATCGAAGCCCGCAGCTGCGAGCGTTTTACGATCGTGGCCGAAGGCTTGCAGGATCCTGAACTAGCCCCATTCTATCAGCGGCTGGCGCGGGAAGAGGCGGGGCATTTCCGGGTCTTTCTGCGGCTGGCTCGACATTATTTTCCCGAGCAAAAAGTCCACGATCGTTTACAGTATCTGCTTGATGCGGAGTCCACAGCGATGCGCGCTGTGCCGGTCCGAGCTGCTGTCCATTAA
- the pepQ gene encoding Xaa-Pro dipeptidase has protein sequence MGLRELFQNHLQTLQTETAKTLAELNLDGLVLSAGAPGWYFEDDQNPPFRSNHHFRHWCPMEGCHHLLLVMPGEKPQLRLYQPADFWHEVKAFEPDFWGDSFKVQTFTDEDKLWDHLGEGRRIAYHGPEQEKARKAQLLTDVPGLLARLNWARLVKTPYEIQCLLEATRKAAAGHKAAERSFRQGGSELDIHFAFMQAARSQEQDLPYENIIALNEKAAYLHYQAKRDEVHNGKVLLIDAGASSRGYGSDITRTYATEDAPEEFQALLADMTTLQAGLVAAITPNVMMGDLHVLAHQKIAELLIRHKIILDCDAQKAIDLGFTMAFFPHGLGHMLGLFVHDVAGKQLDREGAMASPDPRFPKLRTTRPLQPGTLVTIEPGVYFIKMLLDPIRQSANSRNLNWALIDRLMPCGGIRIEDNIHIHDQGVRNITREFLP, from the coding sequence ATGGGTTTACGTGAACTCTTTCAAAACCATCTGCAGACCCTGCAGACAGAAACAGCCAAAACCCTGGCTGAGCTGAATCTGGACGGCCTCGTCCTGAGTGCCGGGGCACCGGGCTGGTATTTTGAAGATGATCAGAATCCACCCTTTCGCAGCAATCATCACTTCCGCCACTGGTGCCCGATGGAAGGCTGCCATCACCTGCTGCTCGTCATGCCCGGGGAAAAGCCTCAGCTGCGGCTCTACCAGCCCGCTGATTTCTGGCATGAAGTGAAGGCTTTCGAGCCTGATTTTTGGGGCGATTCCTTTAAAGTGCAGACCTTCACCGACGAGGACAAGCTTTGGGATCATCTGGGTGAAGGTCGCCGCATCGCCTATCACGGACCCGAGCAGGAGAAAGCGCGCAAGGCTCAACTCCTGACCGATGTTCCCGGACTCCTCGCGCGACTGAACTGGGCGCGGCTCGTGAAAACGCCTTATGAAATCCAGTGTCTTTTGGAAGCCACACGCAAGGCCGCGGCCGGACACAAGGCTGCGGAGCGTTCGTTCCGTCAGGGCGGAAGTGAGCTTGATATTCATTTTGCCTTTATGCAGGCCGCCCGCAGTCAGGAGCAGGATCTGCCCTATGAGAATATCATCGCTTTGAATGAAAAAGCCGCCTACCTGCATTATCAGGCCAAGCGTGATGAGGTGCACAACGGCAAAGTCCTTTTGATCGATGCCGGCGCATCCTCGCGCGGCTATGGATCGGACATCACCCGCACCTATGCGACCGAAGATGCGCCCGAGGAATTTCAGGCTCTGCTCGCTGACATGACCACGCTGCAGGCTGGTCTGGTCGCTGCCATCACACCGAATGTGATGATGGGTGATCTGCATGTGCTCGCCCATCAGAAAATCGCCGAACTTTTGATTCGGCATAAGATCATCTTGGATTGCGATGCGCAGAAGGCCATCGATCTTGGCTTTACCATGGCATTCTTCCCGCATGGCCTCGGCCACATGCTGGGACTCTTCGTGCATGATGTCGCCGGGAAACAGCTCGATCGTGAAGGGGCCATGGCCTCGCCCGATCCGCGCTTTCCGAAACTGCGCACCACCCGTCCCCTGCAGCCTGGAACGCTCGTTACGATCGAGCCCGGCGTCTACTTCATCAAAATGCTGCTCGATCCCATTCGTCAAAGCGCAAATAGCCGCAATTTGAATTGGGCCTTGATCGATCGCCTGATGCCCTGCGGCGGCATCCGCATCGAGGACAACATTCATATCCACGATCAGGGCGTGCGGAACATCACGCGTGAGTTCCTGCCTTGA